In Carnobacterium sp. CP1, the following are encoded in one genomic region:
- a CDS encoding glucosaminidase domain-containing protein, protein MSVQTENFINKVKGGAAALWPVYKVLPSVAIAQAALESAWGTSGLAANHNNLFGIKGSYGGNAANMATWEVYGGITYNITANFRSYPDWATSVKDYGVFLNVNSHYKKALGLTDYKKQIKAIHEAGYATDPHYQTKIISIIEANDLAKFDKQVLSGAAVAPSKPSSVPSKPANNKITGDSYSVKLGDTLSAISNRSGVSIDNLVKWNGIKNKNIINVGQVLKLKAPAVKPATSTNKTYTVKSGDTLSGIALKLGSTVKKLQDKNGIKDANKIYIGQKINY, encoded by the coding sequence ATGAGTGTACAAACAGAAAACTTTATCAACAAAGTAAAAGGAGGGGCTGCAGCATTGTGGCCCGTCTATAAAGTTCTACCATCAGTGGCCATTGCTCAAGCTGCTCTAGAATCAGCGTGGGGTACGTCTGGTCTTGCTGCTAATCACAATAATTTGTTTGGCATCAAAGGCAGCTATGGCGGGAATGCGGCGAACATGGCTACTTGGGAGGTGTATGGCGGTATAACCTATAATATTACCGCTAATTTTAGATCCTATCCTGACTGGGCAACTTCGGTTAAAGACTACGGCGTGTTTCTAAATGTAAACAGCCACTATAAAAAAGCTTTAGGTTTAACGGATTACAAAAAGCAGATTAAAGCCATTCACGAAGCCGGCTATGCTACAGATCCGCATTATCAAACTAAAATTATTTCTATTATTGAAGCAAACGATTTGGCAAAATTTGATAAACAAGTATTAAGTGGTGCAGCCGTTGCTCCTAGCAAACCGTCATCAGTACCGTCCAAACCAGCAAACAATAAAATCACTGGTGACAGCTACAGTGTTAAGTTGGGAGACACATTGTCAGCGATTTCTAACCGAAGCGGCGTGAGCATAGATAATTTAGTTAAGTGGAACGGCATTAAAAATAAAAACATCATCAATGTTGGCCAAGTATTGAAGCTTAAAGCACCTGCTGTAAAACCGGCTACTTCAACGAATAAAACATATACCGTTAAATCAGGCGATACTCTAAGTGGAATTGCATTGAAATTGGGATCAACCGTTAAGAAGCTGCAAGACAAAAATGGCATTAAAGATGCTAATAAAATTTACATCGGACAAAAAATAAACTACTAG
- a CDS encoding lysozyme family protein, whose protein sequence is MEQKSGKGWLKKALILLSSILGAIALFSVLFFYLGTIPLAVQVWEPLVKEELKKYDLEEYTPVVLAILAQESGGRNLDVMQSSESIELPPNTIKSPVRSIKTGVDYFQQSIERMEQTDVDLDTAIQSYNYGLGYIDYIKENGGKHTSELAEQFSKDWAEKMDWSSYGDIEYVYRVNQYRKNITK, encoded by the coding sequence TTGGAGCAAAAGAGCGGAAAAGGTTGGTTAAAAAAAGCACTCATTCTTTTGAGTTCTATACTTGGGGCGATTGCTTTATTTTCCGTACTGTTTTTTTACCTTGGCACTATTCCGCTAGCTGTCCAAGTTTGGGAGCCGCTTGTTAAAGAAGAATTGAAAAAATATGATTTGGAAGAGTATACTCCGGTTGTGCTTGCTATTCTTGCACAAGAATCAGGCGGAAGAAACTTGGATGTGATGCAATCGAGTGAATCGATCGAGCTGCCGCCCAATACAATTAAAAGCCCAGTCCGCAGCATCAAAACGGGTGTCGATTATTTTCAGCAGAGCATTGAGCGGATGGAACAAACCGATGTTGACTTGGATACGGCCATTCAAAGCTATAACTATGGCTTAGGATACATTGATTACATCAAAGAAAACGGTGGAAAGCACACTTCAGAACTAGCAGAACAGTTCTCCAAAGATTGGGCAGAAAAAATGGACTGGTCTAGTTATGGTGATATTGAATATGTTTACAGGGTTAATCAGTATAGAAAGAATATAACTAAATAG
- a CDS encoding IS3 family transposase (programmed frameshift) produces MTRRPRRAYSEEFKKQIVLLHNTGKSRKEILAEYDLTPSAFDKWVKQNSESGSFREKDNKTPEELELEKLRKRNAQLEMENDIFKASSADIWTKVLVIKNNAHKYAVSAMCQVLSVPRSTYYYLLKQNREKKQDLYTEVVIKIFRDSRENYGTRKIKVELLKKKILLSRRRIGRIMKENGLVSSYTIAQFKPQKTPTNEAKIMNHLNREFNQKEPLRVVVSDLTYVRVGGQWNYVCLFVDLFNREIIGYSAGNRKDAQLVYQALATIKTDLTNIKVFHTDRGNEFDNRLIDDVLTAFSIQRSLSNKGTPYDNAVAEAMFKVFKTEFVRNQHFENLVSLQTGLMDYVHWYNTIRIHGTLNYLTPEEYKMKHLIKSV; encoded by the exons ATGACTAGAAGACCAAGAAGGGCCTATTCAGAAGAATTTAAAAAACAAATTGTTTTACTCCACAATACAGGCAAATCCAGAAAAGAAATTTTAGCAGAATATGATCTAACGCCTTCGGCCTTTGACAAATGGGTTAAACAGAATTCCGAATCAGGATCATTTAGAGAAAAAGACAATAAGACACCTGAAGAGCTTGAGTTAGAAAAGTTAAGGAAACGAAATGCTCAATTGGAAATGGAAAATGATATTT TTAAAGCAAGCAGCGCTGATATTTGGACGAAAGTCCTAGTCATAAAGAATAATGCCCATAAGTATGCCGTATCAGCGATGTGCCAGGTTTTATCTGTTCCAAGGAGTACCTATTATTACCTTTTAAAACAGAACCGAGAAAAGAAACAAGACCTCTATACAGAAGTTGTTATAAAAATTTTTCGAGATAGTCGTGAGAACTATGGAACCAGAAAAATTAAAGTCGAACTTTTAAAGAAGAAAATCCTATTATCTAGACGTAGAATTGGAAGAATTATGAAAGAAAATGGTTTAGTATCTTCTTACACTATTGCTCAGTTTAAGCCACAGAAAACACCAACAAATGAAGCGAAAATCATGAATCATTTGAACCGTGAATTTAACCAAAAGGAACCATTAAGAGTTGTCGTTAGTGATTTAACTTATGTTAGAGTGGGTGGCCAATGGAATTACGTTTGCCTGTTTGTTGATTTATTTAACCGTGAAATCATTGGTTATAGTGCAGGCAACCGAAAGGATGCACAGCTCGTTTACCAAGCTTTAGCGACGATCAAGACAGATTTGACCAATATCAAGGTATTTCATACAGACCGCGGAAATGAGTTCGATAATCGTTTAATTGATGATGTTTTAACTGCGTTTTCTATTCAACGATCGTTAAGTAATAAAGGAACGCCTTATGATAACGCTGTTGCAGAAGCCATGTTTAAAGTTTTTAAGACAGAGTTTGTTAGAAATCAGCACTTTGAGAACTTAGTCAGTTTACAAACGGGGTTAATGGACTACGTCCATTGGTACAATACGATTCGAATACATGGAACCTTAAATTATTTGACGCCTGAAGAGTATAAAATGAAGCACCTTATAAAATCTGTCTAA
- a CDS encoding oligosaccharide flippase family protein, giving the protein MGDNFGGLNKKKLKNNIIYSGLYQVLIMIVPVITTPYITRIFSISQMGQYGLAASISGFFVIVANFGLSVYGSREIAKTKNIEERTKLFSELWIMQFICSIVSFITYIIIFVFFIELGNKKLFYIHSFLILVNILDISWFYIGIEEIKKTILRNFFMKFFTTFCIFIFINKNTELVLYSFINIFGIFLGNISLLFPLKNFINIKYLGLKIKKESFKESFKLLLPTLLKSSYSSIDRSLLRSLSGVSSSVGIYDQGIKIINLVFSVINSSLNALMPRMSSHVSRKEFKEIDFYIEKAIKVCNVFSIVIITGIFSVSDYFVLFFYGNGYESVSTVIKITSISFIVMPMSIFFANGLLIPLKKDNHYSFSIIFMIIIGIFFNILLDSSFSFIGASIAYVASEVIGFIYRLYSIRRYVSITKIIKYLTYTVSVICISLLFVLYFKKVILINSSILSFISFGFIGLIANVFILLLTVFTIKLSAKCRV; this is encoded by the coding sequence ATGGGAGATAATTTTGGAGGGCTCAATAAAAAAAAGCTGAAAAACAATATAATTTACAGTGGATTATATCAAGTTTTAATAATGATTGTACCAGTAATTACTACACCTTATATAACTCGTATATTTAGCATAAGTCAAATGGGACAATATGGTCTTGCGGCTAGTATTTCTGGTTTTTTTGTGATAGTTGCAAATTTTGGTTTGTCGGTATATGGCAGTCGAGAAATTGCAAAAACTAAAAATATAGAAGAAAGAACAAAATTGTTTTCTGAATTATGGATAATGCAATTTATATGTTCAATTGTATCTTTTATAACATATATAATTATATTTGTCTTTTTTATAGAACTTGGGAATAAAAAACTATTTTACATCCATTCATTTTTAATCTTAGTAAACATACTAGATATTTCTTGGTTTTATATCGGTATTGAAGAAATAAAAAAGACTATATTGAGAAATTTCTTTATGAAATTTTTTACAACTTTCTGCATTTTTATTTTTATAAATAAGAATACTGAACTAGTTTTATATTCTTTTATTAATATTTTTGGTATTTTTCTTGGAAATATATCTTTACTTTTTCCTTTAAAAAACTTTATAAATATAAAATATCTAGGTTTAAAAATAAAAAAAGAATCTTTTAAAGAATCTTTTAAACTTTTACTTCCAACTTTGTTGAAATCATCATATAGTTCCATAGATAGGTCGTTACTTAGATCTCTTTCTGGTGTAAGTTCAAGTGTTGGTATATATGACCAAGGAATAAAAATTATAAATTTAGTGTTTTCTGTTATTAATTCTTCACTGAATGCTCTAATGCCAAGAATGTCATCTCATGTTTCAAGAAAAGAATTCAAAGAAATCGATTTTTATATTGAAAAAGCAATTAAGGTATGTAACGTTTTTTCAATAGTAATTATTACAGGGATTTTTTCTGTTTCAGATTATTTTGTGTTATTTTTTTATGGAAATGGTTATGAAAGTGTAAGCACTGTTATAAAAATTACAAGCATATCTTTTATTGTAATGCCGATGAGTATTTTTTTTGCAAATGGGTTATTGATTCCTTTAAAGAAAGATAATCATTACTCTTTTTCAATTATATTTATGATAATTATTGGGATATTCTTTAATATTTTATTAGATTCTAGTTTTTCTTTTATCGGCGCCTCTATTGCTTACGTTGCCTCAGAAGTAATTGGTTTTATATATAGACTATATTCAATAAGAAGATATGTTTCAATAACAAAAATTATTAAATATCTTACATATACTGTCAGTGTTATATGTATTTCTTTACTTTTTGTATTATATTTTAAAAAAGTTATATTAATTAATAGTTCAATTTTATCATTTATTTCATTTGGATTTATTGGTCTGATTGCTAATGTATTCATATTACTTTTAACTGTATTTACAATTAAATTATCGGCAAAGTGTCGTGTCTAA
- a CDS encoding glycosyltransferase family 4 protein, giving the protein MKILFTKSGSSPYRVDFYNELGKHIELDVLYEYRIAFDRDKSWSLKKAHNFKEYFLKSFHLFGSKVISFGFTKYLKKDYDVIIVGEYNTLTGRLITLFLSIKKIPFALNIDGGYIKNDNWLKKKIKTFFISKATWWLSPSVESDSYLKYYGANENNIHRYPFTSVFEREILKDILSVKEKDDIKSRLGIAEQKVIITVGRFIKSKGFDILLKAFSQVDSETGLYIVGGEPTEEYLELIKEYNLKNVHFIEFLNKDELANYYKAADLFVLPTRKDVWGLVINEAMAFGLPIITTDKCVAGMELVENKGNGFIIPIEDQNELSKKMNVILSDNKLRNKMALNSLKKIKQFTIEEMAKAHLTFFNKIVKNK; this is encoded by the coding sequence GTGAAGATTCTGTTTACAAAAAGTGGTTCATCACCATATAGAGTAGATTTTTATAATGAATTAGGCAAGCATATAGAGTTAGATGTTTTGTATGAATATAGAATTGCGTTTGATAGAGATAAATCTTGGAGTTTAAAAAAAGCACATAATTTTAAAGAATATTTTCTTAAAAGTTTTCATTTATTTGGGAGCAAAGTAATTTCGTTTGGATTTACTAAATATTTAAAAAAAGATTATGATGTAATAATTGTGGGAGAATATAATACGTTAACAGGTAGATTAATAACGTTGTTTCTAAGTATTAAGAAAATTCCATTCGCTTTGAATATTGATGGCGGATATATAAAAAATGATAATTGGTTAAAAAAGAAAATTAAAACTTTTTTCATTTCAAAAGCTACATGGTGGTTAAGCCCAAGTGTAGAATCAGATAGCTACTTGAAATATTATGGTGCAAATGAAAATAACATTCATAGATATCCTTTTACATCTGTTTTCGAGAGAGAAATCTTAAAAGATATACTTAGTGTAAAAGAAAAAGATGATATCAAGAGTCGTTTAGGTATTGCAGAACAAAAAGTTATTATAACTGTTGGACGGTTTATAAAAAGTAAAGGTTTTGATATACTATTAAAAGCTTTTTCTCAAGTAGATTCTGAAACTGGTCTTTATATTGTTGGAGGAGAGCCAACAGAGGAATACCTTGAATTAATTAAAGAGTATAATTTAAAGAATGTACATTTTATAGAATTCTTAAATAAAGATGAACTAGCAAACTACTATAAAGCAGCTGACTTATTTGTATTGCCAACAAGAAAAGATGTCTGGGGTTTAGTCATAAATGAAGCAATGGCTTTCGGACTTCCAATAATTACTACCGATAAATGTGTTGCTGGAATGGAATTAGTAGAAAATAAAGGAAATGGTTTTATTATACCAATAGAAGACCAAAATGAATTATCAAAAAAAATGAATGTCATATTATCTGATAATAAACTTAGAAATAAAATGGCTTTAAATAGTCTGAAAAAAATAAAACAATTTACTATAGAAGAAATGGCAAAAGCACATCTAACATTTTTTAATAAAATAGTTAAGAACAAATAG
- a CDS encoding polysaccharide pyruvyl transferase family protein — translation MKKAVLYSPGISSMNIGDEIIAESAKENLSFVLKNTFPIEISTHLPLSYYYMRHFKNAEYKFVLGSNLLKSTIFGFKKQWDINLRMAKITGPVVLVGVGWWQYNNEPNLYTKLLLKTILSKQYIHSVRDEYTLNMLKSIGITNVVNTACSTMWKLDKDHCMSIKSQKSSKVVFTLTDYNKNIEKDTILVKKLCEIYSEVFYWPQGMEDLEYINALDVDLKGITILQPTLNSFNDILDSNDIDYVGTRLHGGIRALQKKVRTLIIAIDNRAIEKHKTFNLPILNRDEIDKLNDILNEDIYTDIRIPEENIKLWKSQFE, via the coding sequence ATGAAAAAAGCAGTTTTATACAGTCCAGGAATTTCATCGATGAATATAGGAGATGAAATAATTGCAGAGTCTGCAAAAGAAAATCTTTCTTTTGTTCTTAAAAATACATTTCCAATTGAAATATCTACCCATTTACCATTATCATATTATTATATGAGACATTTTAAAAATGCCGAGTATAAATTTGTGCTTGGAAGCAATTTACTCAAATCTACAATTTTTGGATTTAAGAAACAATGGGACATCAATTTACGTATGGCTAAAATCACCGGTCCAGTTGTTTTAGTAGGAGTAGGTTGGTGGCAATACAATAATGAGCCAAACTTATATACTAAGCTTTTGTTAAAAACTATTTTATCAAAACAGTATATTCATAGCGTTAGAGATGAATATACACTTAATATGCTTAAAAGTATTGGTATTACTAATGTAGTAAATACGGCTTGTTCAACTATGTGGAAGTTAGATAAAGATCATTGCATGTCAATAAAGTCTCAAAAATCATCAAAAGTAGTTTTTACTTTAACTGATTATAACAAAAATATTGAAAAAGACACTATACTTGTAAAAAAATTATGTGAGATATACTCGGAAGTTTTTTATTGGCCACAGGGAATGGAAGATTTAGAGTATATAAATGCTCTAGATGTTGATCTTAAAGGAATAACAATATTACAACCTACCTTAAATTCTTTTAATGATATATTAGATTCTAACGATATAGATTACGTAGGAACAAGACTTCATGGTGGAATAAGAGCTCTTCAAAAAAAAGTTAGAACTCTAATTATCGCTATAGATAATAGGGCAATAGAAAAACATAAAACTTTTAATTTGCCAATTTTAAATAGAGATGAGATTGACAAGCTAAACGACATTCTTAATGAAGATATCTATACAGATATTCGAATTCCTGAAGAAAATATTAAGCTTTGGAAAAGTCAATTTGAGTGA
- a CDS encoding EpsG family protein produces MYYLIYLYGLLGSLKSKKNKFFFITFLLILIILSFVRYGIGPDYFSYNFLYERLSISPIQEFKYGIDNQEILFRVLGSTLKNIGLSYQQYLGTLAIISLYFITKTCWKFSHKPYMSLFLYYSFFYFVWTFSGLRQGLTISIGMYYFLKFKSENKNIKFFIMIIILSQIHYSIIVLIPLYYLSNINWSKKGLTNLSAVSIFISLLPIGKVIPLISGIPVINRIVPYVNVNYSILNVFDFQSFARIFFLIMGIWYYDQFTKINYKSKIIMNTYILSIDIYFILKFSETTASRLSIYGFYLLILILPNIYSLYNKKKNKIIFQLLIILLTSTYFLKEIITMGSNAGIYSENFYVPYTNIYNKDDYVFKSRYLDLE; encoded by the coding sequence ATGTATTACTTGATATACCTATATGGTCTTTTAGGGTCATTAAAAAGTAAAAAAAACAAGTTTTTTTTTATTACTTTTTTACTTATTTTAATTATTCTTTCTTTTGTTAGATATGGGATTGGCCCCGATTACTTTAGCTACAATTTTTTATATGAAAGATTAAGCATAAGTCCAATTCAAGAATTTAAATATGGAATTGATAATCAAGAGATTTTATTCAGAGTACTCGGCAGTACTTTGAAAAATATAGGATTATCATATCAACAGTATTTGGGAACATTAGCAATCATAAGTTTGTATTTTATTACAAAAACTTGTTGGAAATTTAGTCATAAACCATATATGTCTTTGTTTTTATACTATTCTTTTTTTTATTTCGTTTGGACATTCAGTGGATTAAGACAGGGATTAACAATATCTATAGGCATGTATTACTTTCTGAAGTTTAAAAGTGAAAATAAAAATATTAAATTCTTCATAATGATTATAATATTATCTCAAATACATTATTCAATTATAGTTTTAATTCCTTTGTACTATCTTAGCAATATCAACTGGAGCAAAAAGGGGTTAACAAACCTGAGTGCTGTTAGTATATTTATTTCATTATTACCAATTGGAAAAGTAATTCCCTTAATTTCAGGTATACCAGTTATAAATAGAATCGTACCCTATGTTAATGTGAATTATTCTATATTAAATGTCTTTGATTTTCAAAGTTTTGCAAGAATATTTTTTTTAATTATGGGCATTTGGTATTATGATCAATTTACTAAAATTAATTATAAATCCAAAATAATAATGAATACATATATATTAAGTATTGATATATATTTTATATTGAAATTTTCAGAAACTACAGCATCAAGACTTTCTATTTATGGTTTTTATTTATTAATCTTAATATTGCCGAATATATATAGTTTATATAATAAGAAAAAAAATAAGATTATTTTTCAACTTTTAATCATTCTTTTAACATCTACTTACTTCTTAAAAGAAATTATTACTATGGGATCAAATGCAGGAATTTATAGTGAAAATTTTTATGTTCCGTATACTAATATATATAATAAAGATGATTACGTTTTTAAAAGTAGATATTTAGACTTAGAATAA
- a CDS encoding glycosyltransferase, whose product MKVLQINSVCGYGSTGRIATDLYNILEKNGHECCIAYGRGSAPKGYNTIKIGNKFDFYSHVLKTRLFDLHGFGSKRATRKLIEQIKEYKPDIIHLHNLHGYYLNIEVLFNYLATIDIPIIWLLHDAWSMSGHSAHFDLDSDDNIPKNNTKKFQKFEYPKSYVFDNSKKNFLKKKKLFTQVKDLTIIVPSNWLAEIVKKSFLSLYDVKVIHNGIDLSKFKITPSNFKKDNGLANEKIILGVASVWNDKKGLNYFNKLAQNLDDKFKIVLVGINKKQMKKLDKNILAISRTENIKKLAEIYTSADVFVNPTIEDNFPTTILESLACGTPVITFDTGGSAESLDENVGTIIEKENFNKLIKAIENFDYEYDYLNSCLKRAQVFDRDKVYDKYNSYYNQLILKSKFIS is encoded by the coding sequence ATGAAAGTTCTTCAAATTAATAGTGTATGCGGTTATGGAAGTACTGGTAGAATTGCTACTGATTTGTATAATATACTTGAAAAGAATGGGCATGAATGTTGTATTGCATATGGAAGAGGAAGCGCACCAAAAGGATATAATACAATAAAAATAGGAAATAAATTTGATTTTTATTCACATGTATTGAAAACAAGATTATTTGATCTGCATGGTTTCGGATCAAAAAGAGCAACAAGAAAACTTATTGAACAAATAAAAGAATATAAACCGGATATAATTCATCTACATAATCTTCATGGGTACTATCTAAATATCGAAGTTTTATTTAACTATCTAGCAACTATAGATATACCTATAATCTGGTTATTGCATGATGCTTGGTCAATGTCTGGGCATAGTGCACATTTTGACTTAGATTCTGATGATAATATACCTAAAAATAATACAAAGAAATTCCAAAAATTTGAATATCCTAAATCTTATGTATTTGATAATTCAAAAAAAAACTTTTTAAAGAAAAAAAAGTTATTCACGCAAGTAAAGGATCTGACAATTATAGTTCCATCTAATTGGTTAGCTGAGATTGTAAAAAAATCTTTTTTATCATTATACGATGTGAAAGTAATCCATAATGGAATAGATTTATCAAAGTTTAAAATTACTCCTAGTAACTTTAAAAAGGATAACGGTTTAGCTAATGAAAAAATAATATTAGGGGTAGCTAGTGTATGGAATGATAAGAAAGGGTTGAATTATTTTAACAAACTTGCACAAAACTTGGATGATAAGTTTAAAATTGTATTAGTTGGAATCAACAAAAAACAAATGAAAAAATTAGATAAAAACATTCTCGCAATTTCTAGAACAGAAAATATCAAAAAATTAGCTGAAATATACACATCTGCTGACGTATTTGTTAATCCTACAATAGAAGACAACTTTCCTACTACTATTCTAGAATCACTAGCCTGTGGAACTCCAGTAATAACTTTTGATACTGGTGGGAGTGCAGAGTCTTTGGATGAAAACGTAGGTACTATAATAGAAAAAGAAAATTTTAATAAATTAATTAAAGCTATAGAAAATTTTGACTATGAATATGATTATTTGAATTCGTGTTTAAAAAGAGCTCAAGTATTTGACAGAGACAAAGTATACGATAAGTATAACTCTTACTATAATCAATTAATTCTAAAAAGTAAATTTATAAGTTAG
- the wecB gene encoding non-hydrolyzing UDP-N-acetylglucosamine 2-epimerase — MKKLKVMTVVGTRPEIIRLSAVINKLEESEAIEHVLVHTGQNYDYELNEVFFEDFHLRKPDYFLNAATGTAVETIGNILIKVDPVMEEIQPDAILVLGDTNSCLCAIAAKRRQIPIFHMEAGNRCFDQRVPEETNRKIVDHTADINLTYSDIAREYLLAEGLPADRIIKTGSPMYEVLNSRKESIENSNILEKLNLKENEYFVVSAHREENISSEENFMDLVDTLNVIAEKYNYPVIVSTHPRTKKMIEAKNVSFNDNIRLIKPLGFNDYNKLQLAAKAVLSDSGTISEESSILGFKAINIRQAHERPEAMEEASVMMVGLKKERILQALNILENQQINTLRKVTDYSMPNVSEKILRIILSYTDYINRVVWRK; from the coding sequence ATGAAAAAATTAAAAGTAATGACTGTAGTGGGAACAAGACCTGAAATTATTCGTTTATCTGCAGTTATCAATAAACTAGAAGAATCAGAAGCGATTGAGCATGTTTTAGTGCATACAGGTCAGAATTATGATTATGAACTAAATGAGGTGTTTTTTGAAGATTTTCATTTGAGAAAACCCGATTATTTTTTAAATGCTGCAACAGGAACAGCAGTGGAAACGATTGGGAATATTTTAATTAAAGTAGACCCAGTTATGGAAGAAATACAACCAGATGCCATTTTAGTTTTAGGCGATACAAACAGTTGTTTATGTGCTATTGCGGCAAAAAGAAGGCAGATACCTATCTTTCACATGGAAGCTGGAAACAGATGTTTTGATCAAAGAGTTCCAGAAGAAACTAACAGAAAAATTGTGGACCATACAGCAGATATTAACTTAACATACAGTGATATTGCACGAGAGTATTTGTTAGCAGAAGGATTACCTGCTGATCGTATAATTAAAACAGGTAGTCCAATGTATGAAGTGCTAAATTCTAGAAAAGAAAGTATTGAAAATTCTAATATCTTAGAAAAATTAAATTTAAAAGAAAATGAATATTTTGTTGTTTCAGCTCATCGGGAAGAAAATATTAGCTCTGAAGAAAATTTTATGGATTTAGTTGATACCTTAAATGTAATAGCAGAAAAATACAATTATCCTGTTATTGTTAGCACACATCCGAGAACTAAAAAAATGATTGAAGCAAAGAATGTAAGTTTTAATGATAATATTCGTTTAATAAAACCACTTGGTTTTAATGATTATAATAAACTTCAACTAGCTGCTAAAGCTGTTTTAAGTGATAGTGGAACAATTAGCGAAGAATCTTCTATACTTGGGTTTAAGGCAATAAATATACGTCAAGCGCATGAAAGACCGGAAGCCATGGAAGAAGCATCTGTTATGATGGTTGGTTTAAAGAAAGAAAGGATTTTGCAAGCTTTAAATATATTAGAAAATCAACAAATAAATACATTAAGAAAAGTAACGGATTATAGTATGCCTAATGTTTCAGAAAAAATATTAAGAATTATATTAAGTTATACAGACTACATAAACAGAGTCGTTTGGAGGAAATAA
- a CDS encoding polysaccharide biosynthesis C-terminal domain-containing protein produces MKILVTGAKGFIGKNLVAELNNLGYEDIFQFNRDTDWDLLDKYTNECDFVFHLAGVNRPRKEEEFMEGNANFTSQLLELLKKNNNKAPILITSSIQAEQDNHYGKSKRVGEELVSNHEQQTGAKVYVYRLPNVFGKWSKPNYNTVVATYCYNIARNMDIQVNDPNAQLILCYIDDVIKEFTSVLSKQVVRENKFHRISKEYYITLGNLAETIKSFKESRNDLMVPDMENELIKKLYSTYLSFLPENEFSYNLKMNIDQRGSFTEFIKTPNRGQVSINVSKPNITKGNHWHHTKNEKFLVVSGKGQIRFRNIDSDEIIEYNVTGEKLEVVDIPTGYTHSIVNIGETDLVTVMWANELFDKDNPDTYYVEV; encoded by the coding sequence GTGAAAATACTAGTAACCGGAGCTAAAGGTTTCATTGGGAAAAATTTAGTAGCTGAATTAAACAATTTAGGGTATGAAGATATATTTCAGTTTAATAGAGATACGGACTGGGACTTGCTAGATAAATATACTAATGAATGTGATTTTGTATTTCATCTTGCTGGAGTAAATAGACCAAGAAAAGAAGAAGAGTTTATGGAAGGAAATGCTAATTTTACATCTCAACTACTTGAGCTTTTGAAAAAAAATAATAATAAAGCTCCTATTTTAATTACTTCCTCTATCCAAGCTGAACAGGATAATCATTATGGAAAAAGCAAACGAGTTGGTGAAGAATTAGTGTCTAATCATGAGCAACAAACAGGAGCTAAAGTATATGTGTATCGATTACCAAACGTTTTTGGTAAATGGAGTAAGCCAAATTACAACACAGTAGTAGCAACATATTGTTACAATATTGCGAGGAATATGGACATACAAGTCAATGATCCAAATGCACAATTAATACTTTGCTATATTGATGATGTAATAAAAGAGTTTACCTCTGTTTTAAGCAAACAAGTAGTTCGTGAAAATAAGTTTCATAGAATATCTAAAGAATACTATATTACGTTAGGAAACCTTGCCGAAACAATTAAAAGCTTTAAAGAAAGTCGCAACGACTTAATGGTTCCTGATATGGAAAATGAGTTGATTAAAAAATTATACAGTACTTATTTAAGCTTTTTGCCAGAAAATGAATTCTCTTATAATTTAAAAATGAATATAGATCAACGAGGTTCCTTTACAGAGTTTATAAAGACACCAAATAGAGGGCAAGTTTCAATTAATGTTTCAAAACCCAATATTACTAAAGGAAACCACTGGCACCATACTAAAAACGAAAAATTCTTAGTGGTTAGTGGTAAGGGACAAATTCGTTTTAGAAATATTGATTCAGATGAAATCATTGAATATAACGTTACAGGAGAAAAATTAGAAGTAGTTGATATACCTACTGGTTATACACATTCGATTGTTAATATTGGTGAAACTGATTTAGTGACTGTAATGTGGGCAAATGAATTGTTTGATAAAGATAATCCTGATACTTATTATGTGGAGGTTTAA